The Rhopalosiphum maidis isolate BTI-1 chromosome 1, ASM367621v3, whole genome shotgun sequence genome has a segment encoding these proteins:
- the LOC113551909 gene encoding dihydrolipoyllysine-residue succinyltransferase component of 2-oxoglutarate dehydrogenase complex, mitochondrial — protein sequence MAYGMLHVVRGLHKNALKTTAAARRTAQFEVSNDTWRVLQSNKPTCLRRALSTVTISHPTSLYSSSNRRSFDQCRYFQTSAILWEEHVLKTPAFADSVSEGDMRWEKNVGDTVAVDEVVCEIETDKTSVPVPSPVNGVIEKRLVEDGATVKAGQDLCTITITEGAPAKAAPKVDDTPKTAESVTPVAATVAAPAPVTPPPQAQQSPPPPPPPRVAAPLAAAPQISKQQAAIVKLPPADPTKEITGTRSEYRVKMNRMRLRIAQRLKDAQNVNAMLTTFNEIDMSSIMDFRKTNLDAFQKKHGLKLGFMSAFLKASAYALQDQPVVNAVIEGNEIIYRDYVDISVAVATPKGLLVPVVRNVQDMNYADIEKTIAALGEKAKRGAIDVEDMDGGTFTVSNGGVFGSLMGTPIINPPQSAILGMHGIFERPIAVKGQVVIRPMMYIALTYDHRLVDGREAVLFLRKIKAAIEDPRIIVAGL from the exons ATGGCCTACGGTATGTTGCACGTCGTCAGGGGTCTCCACAAAAATGCCCTGAagaccaccgccgccgccagaCGGACGGCCCAGTTTGAG GTCTCAAACGATACATGGAGGGTCCTCCAAAGTAACAAACCTACCTGTCTAAGGAGGGCATTGTCAACAGTTACCATTTCTCATCC GACATCGCTTTATAGTTCATCTAATAGACGGTCTTTTGATCAATGCCGCTATTTTCAAACAAGCGCAATCCTCT gGGAAGAACACGTCTTGAAGACACCAGCTTTTGCCGATTCAGTCTCTGAAGGTGACATGAGGTGGGAAAAAA atGTTGGAGACACAGTAGCAGTAGACGAAGTAGTTTGTGAAATTGAAACAGATAAA acgtCAGTTCCTGTTCCTTCACCAGTCAATGGAGTTATTGAAAAACGACTTGTTGAAGATGGTGCTACTGTTAAAGCTGGACAAGACTTATGTACAATTACCATTACGG aaggAGCACCCGCCAAAGCAGCTCCTAAAGTTGATGACACCCCTAAAACTGCAGAATCAGTAACACCTGTGGCTGCAACAGTAGCTGCTCCTGCTCCTGTAACACCTCCCCCACAGGCACAACAATCGCCACCACCACCTCCTCCACCAAGAGTAGCTGCACCACTAGCAGCTGCCCCCCAAATATCAAAACAACAAGCTGCCATTGTTAAATTACCACCAGCTGATCCCACCAAAGAGATAACTGGAACTAGATCAGAATACCGTGTTAAAATGAATCGTATGCGATTACGTATCGCTCAACGTTTGAAGGATGCTCAAAATGTTAATGCCATGTTGACCACTTTTAATGAGATAGATATGAG ctCGATCATGGATTTCCGTAAAACTAACCTTGATGCTTTTCAAAAGAAGCACGGTTTGAAATTAGGTTTCATGTCTGCATTCTTAAAAGCGTCAGCTTATGCCCTACAAGATCAACCAGTTGTCAATGCTGTAATAGAAGGCAATGAAATTATCTACAGAGATTATGTAGACATATCTGTAGCTGTAGCAACTcccaaa ggtTTATTAGTGCCTGTTGTGCGCAATGTACAAGATATGAACTATGCAGATATTGAAAAAACTATTGCTGCTCTTGGTGAAAAAGCAAAAAGAGGTGCTATTGATGTTGAAGATATGGACGGTGGTACTTTTACTGTCAGTAATGGTGGAGTTTTTGGATCTCTAATGGGAACACCAATTATCAACCCACCACAATCTGCAATTTTGGGAATGCATGGAATTTTTGAACGACCTATTGCTGTTAAAGGACAG gttGTCATAAGACCCATGATGTACATAGCCTTAACATACGATCATAGACTTGTAGATGGACGTGAAGCTGTATTATTCTTGCGCAAAATTAAAGCTGCCATTGAGGATCCTAGAATAATTGTTGCAGGattataa